GGCATGGCAGCCTGGGTAACAAATTCTGAAATTGCCCATGCGGTTTCCGATTCGCCCTTCGGACCTTTTCAATTTAGGGACGTTACCTTACCGGTTCGTGGAGCTAACTATTGGGATGGAATGGTGACCCACAATCCAACCATTCATTTTTACAACGGGAAATATTATCTGTATTATATGGGTAATTATGGCGATGGAAAAGTAACCAGCCCGCAATTGAACTGGACACACCGCAATCATCAACGCATTGGTGTTGCTATTGCCGATGATCCAAATGGTCCATGGCAGCGATTCGATCGGCCTTTACTGGATGTTTCGCCTGATTCAACGGCATACGATGCCCAGCTGGTAACCAATCCTTCGGTGACCCAAATGCCTGATGGCCGTTTTCTAATGGTTTACAAAGCAGTTGCAAAAAAAAGACCACAACCATTTGGAGGACCGGTGGTTCATCTGACTGCAATAGCCGATCGTCCCGAAGGGCCATTTATCAAGCAAAATAAGCCTATATTTACAGCTGAAAATGTAGATTTTCCGGCTGAAGACCCTTTTGTCTGGTGTCAGGATAATTGCTATTATGCCATCGTGAAAGATATGAAAGGCGCTTTTACCAATGCTGGCAGAAGTTTAGTGCTTTTTTATTCATTGGATGGTCTGGATTGGAAACTGGCCAAACATCCGCTGGTTTCTTCCCTGAATATCAAATGGGAAGATGGCACTACCCAAAAGTTAGAAGCGTTGGAACGTCCACAACTCTATTTCGAAAATGGAATGCCGGTTGCTTTACTTTGTGCAGTGAATGAAAATTTAGGGCACTCATACAATGTGCAGATCCCATTGAAACGGCCCTAGTGAAAAGAGATAAATGAAGTCAGTTGGACAAAAAATACCTTCATCAATCATCTGAAAACCAATAAATCAGCATAGAAAATGAAAAATTATTTTTATTCTTTTTTCCTCCTGCTTATTTTGAATTACTCTCAAAGTGGTATAGCACAGAAGATTAAATCGGTAAAATCGCCTAATGGAAATCTTTTGCTAACTTTTCAACTGGCCAAAGATGGTTCTTTAACTTATTCATTTAAGGCTTGGAAACATAAGGTTATTGCTGATTCGCCATTGGGATATGCTGCCGGGAAAACGGTTTCGGTTCCTTCGTCAGGTTGGGTGATCGAAAATTCAGAAAAACATTCAGTGCATTCGGTTTGGAATCCGGTATGGGGAAAGCGTTCTGTTGTTCCGGATGAATACAATGACTTAATCCTGAATCTGGCGGGTCCTGAGTCTTCAGGTCTCCATCATTTGCG
This genomic stretch from Bacteroidota bacterium harbors:
- a CDS encoding glycoside hydrolase family protein, giving the protein MKKLVLFAAVLILFAYSSCEQKKNTIPAGEFDIQSMIQPVPYTAKFINDTSYIWCGTLVKSHIDQKFHLFYSRWSRKLGMAAWVTNSEIAHAVSDSPFGPFQFRDVTLPVRGANYWDGMVTHNPTIHFYNGKYYLYYMGNYGDGKVTSPQLNWTHRNHQRIGVAIADDPNGPWQRFDRPLLDVSPDSTAYDAQLVTNPSVTQMPDGRFLMVYKAVAKKRPQPFGGPVVHLTAIADRPEGPFIKQNKPIFTAENVDFPAEDPFVWCQDNCYYAIVKDMKGAFTNAGRSLVLFYSLDGLDWKLAKHPLVSSLNIKWEDGTTQKLEALERPQLYFENGMPVALLCAVNENLGHSYNVQIPLKRP